The nucleotide sequence AAAATTCTTTCGAAAGCCTAGAATAGATGCCATTTAGTTTATCAAACGAGTTTTTGCTGATACAGGCTGGGGTATCAGTGTCTCTATTTCGAGAAATCAAGGAATTAATTCTAGAAATTCCGTACTTATTCCGGCGAGTTTTGGCGATAATACGGCGAGTATTGATCATATATCGGCGAGATGACAAACATCGACAAACCACAGTTAACCATATACCCTTAAGCCCAACAAAAAAACGGCCTATAAGACCGTTTTTTTCACATCGTCATTTACACTGAGCTTTTCTCTTTTTTACGCGCTGGCGGTACATGGATCGCTTTTCCGCTCACGTTTTCAACAGCTTCCACCCATGCCTCGTTCAAAGCAGGATGTGCGTATACCGGATAAGCGAGATCTTCCTCACGCGCAACCATCTCCAGTGCGTACGTTCCTGCTTGGATCATCTCGACAGCGCCCGCTCCCATCATATGAATACCAAGCACAACATCGCTCTTCGCATCCATTACCATCTTGGACAGGCCTTCTTTTTGACCAAGAATAGAAGCAAATCCGTTGCCGCTCATAGAGAATTGTCCGGTTTTTACTTCGTATCCTTCAGCAATTGCCTGTTTTTCTGTCAGCCCGACTGATGCTATCGGGGGATTCGTGTGCACCACATAAGGAACCAAACTTAAGTTGAACGCTGAACGAAGTCCTGCCATATGTTCAGCTGCAGTCTTTCCTTGTTTAATCGCTTTTGACGCTAACTTCATTCCAATCGTACAGTCCCCTGCTGCATAAATATTGCCTGCACTACTTTGGCTATGTTCGTTTACGATAATAAAACCTTTCTCGTCACGTTCGATTGAAATCGCTTCAAGACCAAGGCCATCAACATTCGGCGAGTAGCCAGCGGCATACAATACGTGAGTAGCCTCCACCGACACTTTCTCAACACCGTCTTTTGTCAACGTTACCGTCACGGTATCAGCAGTTTCCTCAGCGCTATCCCAACTATGATTCTTAAAGACTTTAATCTTGTTTTTCTTCAAAACACGCTGCAATTCTTTTTCGATGCTAGCGTCTAAACCAAAGCCTTCAGCCGGAACGACTATACTGACATCACTTCCAAGCTGCTTGTATGCCATAGCTGCCTCTAACGCGAAGTAGTCTTCACCATAGATTAAGAGACTTACCGGAACCTCGTTCAGCTCCCACAACGTATGCGGTGTCATCACTCGGTGAGATAGAGATGCGTGATCTGGCAATAACGGCGAACTTCCCGTAGCAATAAGAGCGTGCTCGAATTCGTACATTTCAAAGTGATGACCAGAGTCGATTCCGATTCTCTCACCAGACATAAAGGATGCCGTACCCGTTAAATGCTCGATCTTGTTCGCTTTAATCAGCGCTTCTACTCCCTTTTGAAGTCCAGCTACAACAGAAGAATAATAGTTTGTGAACGTATCATACTCAAAACTCGCGTTTGGAACCGAAATTCCCATCTGTTTGTATTGAGACAATCCTGAAAAATTAGCTGCTGTCTGCGTCAGGCTCTTAGAAGGGATACATCCCTTATGAAGACAAACACCGCCTAGCTTTTCTTTTTCAATCAGCGTGACTTCCATTCCCAGCTGAGCCGCACGGATCGCTGCATGGTATCCGCCAGGTCCGCCGCCGATAATCACCAGCTGTCGTTTTGTTGCAAAATCACCTACAACCATCTATATCAGCTCCAGTGTCATGAAGTAAGGATTCTCGATGAGTTCTTTTACACGATTCGTGAACATAACAGCCGTTGCTCCGTCTGCCACACGGTGATCAAACGACATGGATACGTTCATCATCGAACGGATAACGATCTCGTTGCCGACAACTACTGGCGTTTTCTTTGTTTTATGAAAAGCCATAAGCGCCACTTCTGGGTGATTAATGATCGGTGTCGCTGCAATCGATCCAAGCGGTCCAACGTTGGATATTGTAAACGTGCCACCCGTCATATCTGAACCCTTCAACTTGTTCGTCTTAGCACGCGTGATTTTGTCTTTCATGTCATGCGCAATGTCTCTTACATTTCTCTGTTCCACATGAGAGATTACCGGTACGATCAGACCTTCATCAGAGTCAGTGGCGATGCCGATATTTACGTTTTTCTCTAATCGAATCACTTCATTCTCTTCATCCAGCTTCGCGTTGAAAATTGGGAAGTCTTTTAGCGCGATTTGAATGGCTTTTACAAAGAAAGCAGCAACGGACACGTTCATGCCGCGTTTGTTTTCAGGATCCATCGCTTTTAGCTGTTTCTTTAGCTCCATTACTGCCGTCACGTCAATTTCTTCAAAATGGGTAACGTGCGGAATCGTCGCAAGAGATTGAACCATTTTCTTGGCGATCTGTTTTCTGCGTCCTTTAAACGGAATCTCTTCCGCATTTTTTGTCGCAAATGATGGAGCTGTATTCACTTCTTCAGGAGCCTCAGTCTCTATCTTCTCTTCTGCTTTTGGCACTGAGCCATTCTCGATAAAGTTATACACGTCCTGATCGGTTACACGCCCGCCAGCTCCTGTGCCGGTGATCTGTTCAATATCCACACCGTTCTCACGAGCAATTTTTCTTGTAAAAGGAGCTGCAAGAACACGCTTGTTCAGTGTTGCGATGCCTCCTGCAAATGTGGTGTTGCTTGGAGCTTTGACGATTTTATCAACGACTGGCTGTTCTGAAGCATTCACCTTGTCTTCTGCTTTTGAAGATGGTGACGTTGGTGTTGAAGCCGCTTCGATCGTTAAGATAACCGATCCGACTGTTACCACATCACCTTCTTTTACTTTGATGTCTTTAATCGTTCCGGCTGCAGGTGAAGGAAGTTCTGCCGTTACTTTATCCGTTTGTACTTCTACTAGCGGCTGGTCAATTTTTACGGAATCGCCTGTTTTAACAAAAAAGTGAATGACTTCTCCCTCGTGCATACCTTCTCCGATATCATGCAATTTCACTTCTACCACTGAACTCACCTCCTAAAATTGCGTTACTTTTTCAATCGCCTGCACAACACGTTCTGCGCTCGGCAGATAGTGATCTTCCAGTGCAAACATCGGTACTGGTGTATCGAACCCTGTTACGCGCTCGATTGGCGCTTTCATATAAAGGAAAGATGTATCGTTAATGAGTGACATGATGGTCTCGCCAAGTCCGCCGGTTCCCGGTGCTTCGTGAACAATTACTGCACGGCCTGTTTTTTGAACGCTCTCTGCAATCATCTCTTTATCTAACGGATAAAGGGAACGAAGGTCGATCACATCACAATTAATGCCTTTTTCTTCTGCCGTCTTCGCAGCTTTCATTACGACATCGATCATTGCACCGTATGCAAAAACCGTTACATCGTCCCCTTCCTGAAGACGAGCTGCTTTTCCGAGTGGAACATTGTACTTGCCATCAGGAACATCCATCTTTGTACTTCTATAACAGCGCATCGGCTCTAAGAATAAAACCGGGTCTGGATCTTCAATCGCAGAAATCAGCATGCCTTTTGCGTCGTAAGGATTAGAAGGAACAACAACTTTCATTCCTGGCATTCCCGTAAATAGAGCTTCAACGGAATCTGAGTGGATTTCCGGTGCGCGCACGCCTGCTCCAAAAGGTGCACGAATGACCATCGGCACGGTAAAAGCGCCAAGCGTTCTCGCACGAATTCGGGATGCATGTGTCATGATCTGGTTAAACGCTGGATAGATGAACCCAAGGAATTGCATTTCAGCGATCGGTTTGAATCCGTTCATCGCAAGTCCGATTGATGTCCCGATAATGCCAGACTCGGCAAGCGGTGTATCAATAACGCGCTTTTCACCAAATTCAGCAACAAGGCCGTCCGTTGCACGGAACACTCCGCCATTTTGACCAACGTCTTCGCCAAGCACGATTACGTTTTCCTGCTCTTTCATCATTACTCTCATGCCGTCTGTTACGGCTTGAACCATCGTTAATTTCTTCGTATCAACTGCCGTTGTCATTAGCGATCACCTCTTGAATGAGCGTATGCTTTCTTTTGGCTTTCAATCGGCCAAGGATTTTCCGCAAAAACATGATCAAACACATCATTATAATGTGGTGCTGGCGTCTCTTCCATTTCTTTTACCGCTGCTTCTATCTCAGCTGTTAGTGATTCTTGGAGGTCTGCAGCCCATTTCTCATCCCACATGTTTTCGTTTTTCATAAAACGTTCTAGTCGTAAAATTGGATCTGTCATTTCACGGCGACTTGTTGACTCGTCTTGATTTCTATATTTAGAAGGATCATCAGCGGTTGTATGTGCGCCATAACGCCACGTTACTGCCTCAATGAGTGTCGGTCCTTCTCCTTTTCGTGCGCGTTCAACTGCAGTACGCGTGTGGAAGTAGACAGCAAACACATCATTTCCGTCTAGACGAACGCCTTCCATCTCATAAGCTACCGCTTTCTGTGCGATCGTTTTACTTTTCATCTGCTTTTCAATCGGAACCGAAATCGCGAATCCATTGTTTTGGTTAAAGAAAATAACAGGTGCATTGAACACGCTCGCAAAGTTCAATCCTTCATGAAAATCTCCTTCAGAAGTTGCACCGTCACCAAAGTAGACGATGGAAGCGCGGTCTGTTCCTTTTAACTTTTCAGCCCAAGCTGCACCCGTTGCATGCAGAAGCTGTGACGCGATCGGAACGGCTGGAGGGAATATGTTCTTTCCTTCTGGCGGAATACACCCTTCTTGGCGTCCTTTCCAATAAAGGAAGAGTGTTTTTAGCGAATGTCCAAAAGTCATTGTAGCCGCATGATCACGATAGGTCGGGAACATCCAGTCACCCTCACCCATAGCCATGGCGCTTCCGATCTGTGACGCTTCTTGGCCCTCAAACGGAACGTACGTACCAATCCGTCCTTGACGCTGAAGGTTTACCCCTTTGCGGTCAAAAAGTCTTGAACGAAGCATCTTCGTATAAAGCTCTTTCGTCAGTTCCTCTGTGATCTCACCGCGGTATGTTTCATCATTCCACTCGCCGTTCTCATTAATGATCTGCAATTTCGGAAATAACTTTTCCATGGTTAAAGTCCCTCCTTAGTTTCGAACCTGCCATTTTGGTCTTCTGTTATGAGCAAAAAAGCTGTTGCGTTTTGTTCTAGCAGCAAGCTTCTCTTCACAGAAAAGGTTAGCGGCTTCCATCGTTGAAATATTGTTTCTCGTGCTCTCACTATAAATCTGGATCAAGCTATCATAGATCGCTCTAGTTTTGGTTAAAACGCGTGCCTTGTTCGGCCCGTACAGTTCATCAGCCACCTGAATTAAGCCGCCAGCGTTTACGATATAATCCGGTCCATAAAGAATGCCTTGCTGCTGCAGATAGAGACCGTGTTTGTCTTCAAGAAGCTGGTTGTTGGCGCTTCCTACGATCGCTTTTACTTTTAACTTGTCAATCGTCTCGTCGTTAATGATTCCGCCAAGTGCGCACGGAATAAAGATATCTGCATCTACTCCATAAATGTCGTTTCCTTCTACAACTTCCACATTCCCAGGCAGTAATTCTGCTCTTTCTTGAATCATTTTTAACGCGTTTTCATTAATGTCTGTTACATAGATTTGCGCGCCTGCTGCGAGTAACTGTTCAGCAACTTTAAATCCTACTTTTCCTAATCCTTGAATAGAATAAGCTTTGCCTGCTAATTCGTCCGTTCCTTCAAGCGTTTGGATTGTTGCTTGAAGACCGTAAATTACCCCTTGAGCCGTTGGAACAGAAGAGTCACCGCTTCCGCCATATTCTTCTGGAACACCGACGATACAGTTTGTTTCTTTTAATGCATGAACAAAATCATCAGGCGTCGTCCCCATGTCCGTTCCTGTGTAAAATCTTCCGTTTAACGAATCAACGAATTGACCGAAAGCACGGAACAACTCTGGTGATTTATCAGAAGTGGGATCTCCGATAATGACTGATTTTCCGCCTCCAAAGTCCACGTCTGCTCCTGCACACTTGTACGTCATTCCTTTTGAAAGGCGTAGAACATCTTCAAGTGCTTCGTCAACTGACGCATATGGCCTCATTCTGCATCCGCCAAGAGCAGGTCCAAGCGTTGTATTATGTATAGCAATGATTGCCTTGAGACCTGTCGATGGATCGTTACAAAAAACAACTTGCTCGTGCTGTGATATTTTTTCAAACATGTGTAAATCCCCCTAGTATGTCTCTTCTCACTTTGTTTCTCTTTTACTTTGCTGCTTTAAAGTGCAAGCGCTTTCATTAAAATGCAAAAAAATATTATATTTTCATCTCTTCAATTTTCTGTGCGATTGCTGCTCTCGGTAAGATATACTGCGTAACTTCTCCCTCACCCGCAACCGCTTTTCCGTTATAGACGGTCACATCACAGATGACAGCTTTCCCGTTTATTTCTCTCAATGTGGCTGTAACTGAAAGTTCGGCGCCTTCTGGAGTCGGTGCCATATGTTTTGCCGCTATTCCTCCGCCGATTCCTTCCTCATGTTCTTCAAGATATGGCAATATGATCTGTCGAGCTGCCCACTCCATATGGTAAACCATGCTGACAGTCGAATATGCTGGATGAACCAGCTTCCCTTCAAATTGAGCAAACATATCGGGTGTAACGGTAGCTGTGATGGTAGCCGTTTGGCCTACCTCCATGCCTGGTTTCATGCACACACCTCATATCTTTCATCTAATTTATATAACGTTTTCTTAACGTAATCATATCATTTTGTGTGATAGTCGGTCAATGAATCGCCTGAATTGTTCAGTTTGAAAGGAATATGAAAAATGTGCAAAAATGGTAGTGGAAGTGTGCTAACTGATGAATGAGTGTTTATTCTGTAATCCATTGAGTTTTCCTAAACAAAAAATAGTGTTAGAGAATGATAGCTGCTACTTTCTGCAAAGTCCGAAAGCACAAGATATCTTGAAAGGTGCGGGCTTAATTATTCCGAAGGCCCATAAAGAAACCGTATTTGATTTAAGTGAAAAAGAGTGGACAGACACATACGAATTGATGCAGAAAGCGAAGAAATTGTTGGATATGGAGTATGAACCAGACGGTTACAGCACGGGCTGGAACGTCAATCCAGTCGGCGGCCAAAGTATTCCGCATGCACATTTTCACATCATACCTCGATTTAGCGATGAGCCGTTTGCTGGTAGAGGAATCCGGTCGTGGATCAAGTCCGAGGCCAACCGCAGGCCTGGTAAGGTGCGAGAGGTTTTATAAAGAGCTGCTATTCTTTTTTATGTGATTGGAGCGCTTTTTTATGTGATTGGTGCTCTTTTTTATATGATCGAACGCCATTTTTATGTGATTAATAGTCTTTTTTATGTGATTAAGAATAGCTCCCTACTCTAAGCATTAAAAAGCTGATACAGCATGCATGCCATATCAGCTTTATTCTTAACGTTTCTGTAGTTGCTTCAATACTTCGTCCACTTTCGCATGATCTTCAGGAGAATCATCTATATGCTTCCACAAAATCTCACCATTCCGATCAAACACCCATGAACTTCCTTGAACATTTACATCCTGATTTTTAACAGCGCTTAAGAAATGCTTTCTTTCATCCTTTTCTTTTGGCACAATATCGCTTATTTTGACTTCACCTTTTAAGAGATCCGCACCTACAGCCAGCATACTTTTCACTGTGGACATGTGGTGGTTCCCCATCTCATGGTACACGTTCAGTTCAGGGTCGCCGTAAATTTCAAACGGAAACACACCATGTACATCCAAGAACTCTTGAATCTGCTGACGATCGGCCGGTGAAACAACTACTACTTTTACCGACAATCTATCAAACTCCTCATATGACTCACGCAACTGCGCAAGGAACTCCTGATAGTACGGTCAGCCGAGGTGTCTGACTAACACAACGAACGTTTTGTCATCTCCAAACAAATCATGAAGGACAACAGACTGTGAACTTTTAACAGATACCAGTTGTTGATCTAGATTCATCAAAATAGCCTCCTTGTATTAAACGTTCGGATATTCCTGAGAAAGAGGGTGAAGCATGATCTCATCCACAACCATATGTTTTGGGGCGCTTGCCATGTAAGCTACTGCCTCTGCAATATCATCCACCTTCAGCCAGTCTTCTTTAAAATCGAGACCAGGCTCAGAGTCTGCAAAATACGTGTCAATGGCACCAGGGTTCACAGTACCTACACGAACGCCAAACTCCCTAAGCTCTTGTGCAAGAGAACCTGAAAATCCTTGTACCGCGTATTTTGTAGCTGTATAAACAGAGCCATTCGCAATCGTTCTGCGCCCAACATCAGATGAGATCGTGATGATTGTTCCTACTTTACGCTCTTTCATATGTGGAACAACCGCTGTACTACATAAGAATACACCTTGAACGTTAACTTCAAACATATGTTTAAAATCAGCTAAAGAATGCTCTTCTGCCAGCTTAAATTGGCCTACTCCTGCATTGTTTACTAAAATATCAACTTGTCCGTATTTATCAAACGTTTGTTTAAAGAGATCAGCAACATCTTCTTCTTTTGTTACATCTGCTTTAACCGCTAGTACTTCATAGCCTTTATCTTTTAATTTCTCTGCTGTTTTAAAAATATCATCTGAGGAACCAACTACAGTTAACTTGGCACCTAGACTTCCTAATTTTTCAGCGATTGCTCTTCCACACCCGCGAGATGCACCTGTTACGACCGCTATTTTTTCATTAATCATGTTTAAAACCTTCCTTTCACAGCTTTGTTACTTTTCACCCTATTATAAACATGAAAAAGACTCAGCACCAAATTCGGTCTGCGTCTTTCTTTAACAATAAAGACTAAAATTAATAGTGTGTTGCTTTTGTTCATTTTGTTACTTCTTTGACAAGTTGATTGGAGTGCAAGGTGCGAGACTCCTGCGGGACGAGCGGTCAGGTGAGACCCTTAAAGGCGCAAAGCGGCAAGGGGCTCACCGGTCGCCCCGCGGAAAGCGAGCATCCTGGAACGGAAATCAATTGCTTTCAAGAGCATCAAAGATTGCGGAAACAGTCTATTAAAACAACCCTAGCGTATTAAAGAATACAATGACGATGATGACCGGTACGATATAGCGAATCAGCATCAGCCATAATGCGAACCCTCTTTTTGTCACAGAAGAACCTGCTCTGAATTCCTCCA is from Fictibacillus sp. b24 and encodes:
- a CDS encoding HIT family protein codes for the protein MLENDSCYFLQSPKAQDILKGAGLIIPKAHKETVFDLSEKEWTDTYELMQKAKKLLDMEYEPDGYSTGWNVNPVGGQSIPHAHFHIIPRFSDEPFAGRGIRSWIKSEANRRPGKVREVL
- a CDS encoding alpha-ketoacid dehydrogenase subunit beta; this translates as MTTAVDTKKLTMVQAVTDGMRVMMKEQENVIVLGEDVGQNGGVFRATDGLVAEFGEKRVIDTPLAESGIIGTSIGLAMNGFKPIAEMQFLGFIYPAFNQIMTHASRIRARTLGAFTVPMVIRAPFGAGVRAPEIHSDSVEALFTGMPGMKVVVPSNPYDAKGMLISAIEDPDPVLFLEPMRCYRSTKMDVPDGKYNVPLGKAARLQEGDDVTVFAYGAMIDVVMKAAKTAEEKGINCDVIDLRSLYPLDKEMIAESVQKTGRAVIVHEAPGTGGLGETIMSLINDTSFLYMKAPIERVTGFDTPVPMFALEDHYLPSAERVVQAIEKVTQF
- a CDS encoding Leu/Phe/Val dehydrogenase, whose protein sequence is MFEKISQHEQVVFCNDPSTGLKAIIAIHNTTLGPALGGCRMRPYASVDEALEDVLRLSKGMTYKCAGADVDFGGGKSVIIGDPTSDKSPELFRAFGQFVDSLNGRFYTGTDMGTTPDDFVHALKETNCIVGVPEEYGGSGDSSVPTAQGVIYGLQATIQTLEGTDELAGKAYSIQGLGKVGFKVAEQLLAAGAQIYVTDINENALKMIQERAELLPGNVEVVEGNDIYGVDADIFIPCALGGIINDETIDKLKVKAIVGSANNQLLEDKHGLYLQQQGILYGPDYIVNAGGLIQVADELYGPNKARVLTKTRAIYDSLIQIYSESTRNNISTMEAANLFCEEKLAARTKRNSFFAHNRRPKWQVRN
- a CDS encoding thioesterase family protein codes for the protein MKPGMEVGQTATITATVTPDMFAQFEGKLVHPAYSTVSMVYHMEWAARQIILPYLEEHEEGIGGGIAAKHMAPTPEGAELSVTATLREINGKAVICDVTVYNGKAVAGEGEVTQYILPRAAIAQKIEEMKI
- the pdhA gene encoding pyruvate dehydrogenase (acetyl-transferring) E1 component subunit alpha, which codes for MEKLFPKLQIINENGEWNDETYRGEITEELTKELYTKMLRSRLFDRKGVNLQRQGRIGTYVPFEGQEASQIGSAMAMGEGDWMFPTYRDHAATMTFGHSLKTLFLYWKGRQEGCIPPEGKNIFPPAVPIASQLLHATGAAWAEKLKGTDRASIVYFGDGATSEGDFHEGLNFASVFNAPVIFFNQNNGFAISVPIEKQMKSKTIAQKAVAYEMEGVRLDGNDVFAVYFHTRTAVERARKGEGPTLIEAVTWRYGAHTTADDPSKYRNQDESTSRREMTDPILRLERFMKNENMWDEKWAADLQESLTAEIEAAVKEMEETPAPHYNDVFDHVFAENPWPIESQKKAYAHSRGDR
- a CDS encoding SDR family oxidoreductase, translated to MINEKIAVVTGASRGCGRAIAEKLGSLGAKLTVVGSSDDIFKTAEKLKDKGYEVLAVKADVTKEEDVADLFKQTFDKYGQVDILVNNAGVGQFKLAEEHSLADFKHMFEVNVQGVFLCSTAVVPHMKERKVGTIITISSDVGRRTIANGSVYTATKYAVQGFSGSLAQELREFGVRVGTVNPGAIDTYFADSEPGLDFKEDWLKVDDIAEAVAYMASAPKHMVVDEIMLHPLSQEYPNV
- a CDS encoding dihydrolipoamide acetyltransferase family protein; translated protein: MVEVKLHDIGEGMHEGEVIHFFVKTGDSVKIDQPLVEVQTDKVTAELPSPAAGTIKDIKVKEGDVVTVGSVILTIEAASTPTSPSSKAEDKVNASEQPVVDKIVKAPSNTTFAGGIATLNKRVLAAPFTRKIARENGVDIEQITGTGAGGRVTDQDVYNFIENGSVPKAEEKIETEAPEEVNTAPSFATKNAEEIPFKGRRKQIAKKMVQSLATIPHVTHFEEIDVTAVMELKKQLKAMDPENKRGMNVSVAAFFVKAIQIALKDFPIFNAKLDEENEVIRLEKNVNIGIATDSDEGLIVPVISHVEQRNVRDIAHDMKDKITRAKTNKLKGSDMTGGTFTISNVGPLGSIAATPIINHPEVALMAFHKTKKTPVVVGNEIVIRSMMNVSMSFDHRVADGATAVMFTNRVKELIENPYFMTLELI
- the lpdA gene encoding dihydrolipoyl dehydrogenase, with translation MVVGDFATKRQLVIIGGGPGGYHAAIRAAQLGMEVTLIEKEKLGGVCLHKGCIPSKSLTQTAANFSGLSQYKQMGISVPNASFEYDTFTNYYSSVVAGLQKGVEALIKANKIEHLTGTASFMSGERIGIDSGHHFEMYEFEHALIATGSSPLLPDHASLSHRVMTPHTLWELNEVPVSLLIYGEDYFALEAAMAYKQLGSDVSIVVPAEGFGLDASIEKELQRVLKKNKIKVFKNHSWDSAEETADTVTVTLTKDGVEKVSVEATHVLYAAGYSPNVDGLGLEAISIERDEKGFIIVNEHSQSSAGNIYAAGDCTIGMKLASKAIKQGKTAAEHMAGLRSAFNLSLVPYVVHTNPPIASVGLTEKQAIAEGYEVKTGQFSMSGNGFASILGQKEGLSKMVMDAKSDVVLGIHMMGAGAVEMIQAGTYALEMVAREEDLAYPVYAHPALNEAWVEAVENVSGKAIHVPPARKKEKSSV
- a CDS encoding peroxiredoxin-like family protein, coding for MRESYEEFDRLSVKVVVVSPADRQQIQEFLDVHGVFPFEIYGDPELNVYHEMGNHHMSTVKSMLAVGADLLKGEVKISDIVPKEKDERKHFLSAVKNQDVNVQGSSWVFDRNGEILWKHIDDSPEDHAKVDEVLKQLQKR